The DNA sequence AGTTAAACCAGCACACCCTGTCTCAATGGTAAGGTTCGGCTCTTGTCTGGATACTGGTGACATTACACCTGGAAAAGCATAATGGCGACATGTGCATTAAGAATGACCACATCTCACTCGCCATACAATTTGAGGTTAAAGgctgaaagaaaaaatgcacaATATCACAAACAAGTGACTGTGTTTTTGCTGAACCATAAGACTGACAATGTTGTGCATTTGCAGGGTTTCAGGCACAACAAATGCCAGAACGGGCAGGAGCAGGCTGTCCTTCTCCAGGGGGTGCAGCCCCCTAGCGCCAGCGCAGTGGACCCGGAGCCTCAACCCCAGCCGCACCCACTGCTACGGGAGGCGCCGACGTACGCCCACCTGCAGTACGTCTTTTTGAGCCCCCCAAACGCCACGGGTCTGGCAAAACAGAGGAACCGCCCCGGGGCCGCTGTGCGGACCATCGCCCCAGCCCTGGCACCCTTGGTCATCCCTGTGCTGTATGCCCCAGCACTCCCTTCCTCCTCTTCGGCGGCTGCTGCTGGTCCTCGTCCTGTTCCAAGGACCACCAGCTGGCGCCACAAAAAGAGGgcgtaggaggaggaggaggaggagggttcCAAGAGGAAGTATGAGCGGAAGAGAGCAGAGAACATGTGTGGTCTGTGCGGACAGCCAAAGTGGAAGGAGTTTGGGCACAGCCACTTTGGCAACACTTCCTTCTGCTCTGCTTCCTCGGGCAAAACTGTGGCACAGTGGCTGGCTGAAATGCGTGCCGGGAAACTTTAATCCCTTctccctttgttttatttttgttgtttttttacaatttcttattttattatcatCTGTGCAGTTGGTGGGTGGTGAGCGGGgtgtaaatattataatatatgtaaataaaaacaaatctatgtgtgtgtatgtatgtatatatatatatatatatatatatatatatatatatatatatatacatatatatagacgTATAAATAAAACTCTAACTTTTAACTTTCTTACCTGCTGTCAGCCCCGTAAGCAAGTGTTGTCGTGTCTGTAAATTAAGCACAACTTGAGAATCATctccatcctttttttttatttttaccaccaTTGCTCTTCTAAGACCTTCTCTCATCTCTGCATCTTACCTGTACTGGCCACTATGTTCTTGGCTGTTACTGATTTAACTGAGACAGCTAGACGTGTGAGGGGGAAGGGGTGTCTCCACTTCTAAACAAAGGTTGTCTGACCTCAACATTGAAACAGAACACCCACAGTCACCTTAGGAGTGATCAATCCAGTCCGCttgaatgtttttgtattatcCATGATTAATTCCTAGGATTGTTTATTTGGGCAGGAAAGATTCTTACACAATTCATTACACATACAGACATGTACCTCTTCAAATTGTACACATATTGGTCCCAAAAGACATACCTTTAATTTTCAATCATGCAAATGTACTGAGCAGTGCTGTTCGTGTAGTCTGTGTTTGCCTGTGGTGTGAGTTTGCTGCATTTTTcatgtctgttttttctttttttgtgcactGATGTGTAAAGTATCAATAAAATAAGTTCTAATTTTTCTAAGCACATTGTGTTGcttcatttcatttgaaaagaaaTTATCATAGAAAGGAATTAGCAATATGTCAATTTCTATAAAATTCTCTCTATCCAAGGGTTTTCCATATTGTTATTGgcgttttaatatgtatttaaaactacATACATTTTCTATTTGCTGCACCACgttattatattttctatatatacattattatgaTTTAGTATACAGTTATTATAAATtcatctttttgttgtttttgtgttttcatgtACATATGCAACAACAATTATTACAGTTATTAGTAGTGCTAATTTGGATGGAATTTGCGCGTCGGGCGTTGGCCGGGAATCGAACACGGGTCTCCGTGCTCGTAGGGCCGGAGTCCCGCCACCGGTGCCCCGCCCCCCTGCAGGCCCAGGACGCGAAGATTGCGCAGGTTCCTTTGCGCCCCTCGATAACCGCGGTTGTGGCCGGCCCCTCGTGGTGGGTCGGGGACCGGCCTCGCGACCCCATTGCACGTCAGGTaggggatctacctcgagggcgCCTTCCGTCTTCCCTGGTTCTTCCGCGCTTCGGAGGCCGTTTGTTCCGTGGGCTCCGCTTTTTCTGCAAAGCCCGCCTCTGCCTCGGGGGATGGTTCTATCCCCCTCCCCTCGGCGTCACGAGGGCCGAGACCCTCGTCCCCGGAGGAGACAGAAGCCCGAGGCAGCTCCTTTAATGGGGGCTCTTCATCCCCCTTGTTCGGCCCCTCGGCAGGGCCAGCCTGCATGGGCTCTGCGTTGTCAGCGGAGCCCATGTCTGACTTGGGGGCCGGTTCCATCTCCCCCTCCCCACCCAGGAGGGGAGCCCGAGGCAGCTCCTCCTCCGGGAGGGGCGGTTCTTTCTCCCCCTCCGGACCCTCGGCGGGGGTCGCCTGCATGGGCTCCGTGTTATCTGCGAAGCCCGCTTCTGCCTCGGTAGCTGGTTCAGTCGCCCCCTCCTTGGCAACACAGGGTTCCGGACCCGTGTCGCTGTCGGAGGAAGGCTGTGCCCGAGGCAGCTTCTCTATTGGGAACCCCTCTGCGCCCCCTCAGCGACAGGCCCCTCAATGGTAGAGTCAGGGCGGGCTTCCGAGGTCTTTTGTGTGACGGGGAGGGGAACTACCTGAAGGGCTCCCTCTGCCCTCTCAGGTTCCTCCCTCCCCTTCGGCCTCTCAGCGGGGGCCTCTtccatgggctccgcttcttcTGTGGAGACCCGGACCGCCTCGGGGGATGGATCTTTCTCCCCCTCTGTGACAGCGCGAGGGCCAGGGCCCACATTACCGGTAGAGGAGGGAAACCGAGGCGGTCGCTTTGGTTTTGGTGGGCCCTCTTTCACCCCCCCCGGGGACCCTCACCAAGAGACCGGTACATGTGCACTTGCGTGCACACGTGGGAAGGCGCATTTCCCTCTTCCCCCTGATGCTGCCAGAGACGGACCCCTGCCCTGTCACAGCAACGGGGAGCTCACCTCCGGCAGCGCTTCTCTCCTCACCCCTGGGGATGAGTTGTTTCGTTTTTCTGGCGGCTTTGCCGCCCTGTCTCTCGGGGGGTGCCATCGAGGGAGTCTCTTTCTCAAGGACTCCCCCTGTCCCACCACCAGATGGTGCGGTGGCGGGCTTTGTCGCCCGCTGCTTGGCTGCCTCGGTGGACCTGGCCGCCGCCGCCTTTTTGCGGTGGGCGACCATGGTCCACTCAGCCGCCTTCTCCCCCGGCGCGCTTTCAGAAGGAGCGGAGGGTGCGGCTGCCTCAGGGGCCTTCTCTCCCCTTTCCCCCCCGGATGTTACTGGGAGGGGGACGGGTATTTTTTTGCCCCCCCCTGCaggcctctttgagggccccgggggccAGTGGACTTGGAGGGGATCATTGTgggcgcgggtggctttgcgtcttgctggagcttggggcacctcttttTCTGGTGCCCTAGCTCCTTGCAGTgatagcaccgcacctcctccgaggaacagaaaataacataGTTGGTCCGCTGAAAGGGGACCACAAAAATGCCCTCCACAGCATCCCTCTCCGCCAGCTGGATGGTAACCTGGCGGCGGAAGAACAGCACGTGGCGGAGGGGCTGGTCCTTGCAGCCCAGGGGGATGGGGTAGATGGCTGTTTTCAGCTCCCCCAGGGCCTGCAAGTGGGGCTTAAGCAGGGCATCCTGTATAAATGGTGGTACGTTAGATAGGATGACCCTGCTGCCCAATCCCTCCAAGGGTTCTACGGGGATGTAAATCCCCCCGACCGCGAGACCCCTCTCAATAGCTGTACACGTGGCAACCTCCGATTTTAAAAAGAAGATGGCCTTGCCATAAATCTTGGAGGCCGCCACGATGGTCGCCGAGCCGACCACCTTGGCCATGGCTTTCACCATGGCCTCTATTGAGAGGTTGACTCAGGAGGCACCTGACCCGTGCCTCCTGGTCATAGTTTTAAAAGGGGCTGCAGCCTCCCCAGCAGCCTCCTTTGCCCACTTAGGGGCCTGTGGAGCCTGTccactcatttttatttatatttttat is a window from the Polyodon spathula isolate WHYD16114869_AA chromosome 34, ASM1765450v1, whole genome shotgun sequence genome containing:
- the LOC121303604 gene encoding uncharacterized protein LOC121303604 codes for the protein MPTQTALRTCPVAVDKPDRRGRLRSALPPPSVLHQVRRCEDFPVGGCPQGLRPSPRAGAGQPEADGEDHPPAVQVKPAHPVSMGFRHNKCQNGQEQAVLLQGVQPPSASAVDPEPQPQPHPLLREAPTYAHLQYVFLSPPNATGLAKQRNRPGAAVRTIAPALAPLVIPVLYAPALPSSSSAAAAGPRPVPRTTSWRHKKRA